The genomic DNA AAGTGAGTGAGGTGAGCTGTGAGATTGACCCGGTGAGTTCGATGTCTTCGAGGATGAGACGTGTGACTCGGTCGCGGTCGCAGGTGACTCCGGTCCATTGGCatgggtttgttgttgttgtgttccATGAGTTGAGTTTTCCGGTGGAATCAGCGGTGAGTTTGAAGTTTAACAGAGCTTCTGAATctgagcttgaagaagaagaaaggaaacaacactgaagaagaagaagaagaagaagaagagagagaagcaaacgcTTATTGAAGAGAGAGCTTTTGGCCATTGTTGTGcagagagagaatagaaacgAGCGTTGAGGACTTCAAGACAGAACACAACAACAATGGGGAAAGTGGTATAGGTTCGTCATTAACGCAAACAGTAACGTAAACTTAATGAAAATGACTAATGTACCCTTATCTGATATTTACTGTATCTGATGAATCGTGGACCGTATGGTTTGTTTCAGATATAGTCAAAGGGTTTTGATTTTCCCCGTAACGGTAAAGTAATAAATTGGTTGTTTGTGCTCACACGCGTGAGTATGATTCTCACGTGTTAAACTCTCTTCCATGTGAAGAAGATTAATGCTATCATAATTACTTTCTAAAACCAAGAATTAAATTCTCTGTCAATCAAATCTTACAAATTCCCAAAAACTTAGTTCTTTATAATATTTGCCTTATTGAGGGACCATCTGGTAAATAAAGTGAAATGTGTGGGGGCTTTCCTTTTTTTGATTGTTGATTTATCGGTGCAGAAGCTGAGTGAGCTTTTTTCGActtttttcataataaaatcAGAAGAAGCTGAGCTTTTTCTGCTTTCAACAATGTATTTGCTTGTTTCATGCAAAAAATGTTCCCCATTCAAAACACCATTACTGTCAAGTTTAATgtttatactccctctgtatataactttttaggatttattcttgtatcataaaatattaatttttatcaattaatgctaaaaaattgtaaattttaaaaaccattaaatgaaaatattaaagtttggtgaactactattggttaatagttataagaatgttattataaataaataatgtatttatatctaaacattaaatacttttttaatatatgtgaaaatcttaaaacatcatCCTTTGTGATACAGAAGGAGTATTCAATTTAGTAAAtgacttcttttttgtttgttcactAATAAATGACTAAATGTAGAATGAGTATGTAAAGTCCCATGATTCCGTgtcaaaacttttaatttatttcaaaatatgttttggaaagaaagaaaaggaaaaaaaaaaaaaacaaagcaattgGAATAatcttttggcttttttttctttccaaaaacaTAAGTTGATTGAGTAATAAGTAAAGAGAAGTAAAATATGCCAAAAGGAGAACAACATAGAGCGTAAtgctttgaagtttgaaggtaCAAGTATATTTGAATCATACCAATCTCGTGTCTTCCCTAGGCTCCACATTACGACCATCCTTACGCATTGATGGACACATCCGAAAACATCAAGGTCCGTTTGGAATTTTTGGACCGAACATCTTTGATTTTGAGTTACAATCTGAAATAGTTTGAactaaatcaaaattcaaactaaaggcaaagagaagagagacacaGAGCTTTGTTTATCCAAACTTTCTcatatagatttgttttgttttcaagtaTGAACACAAGCTTTTTTCACATAGTATACCAATCAATCCAACTCACTATATATCCCATTACGAACCCAAGATCCATAAAAGAATCAGGTGtactcaaatttttattattcgAATGGAGTGTAataaaaaagaaccaaagaagaaagaattataATGAACGAATAGAGAGtcctgtgtgtgtgtgtgtgaggtTCATTCTTAGATGACTTTAACTCCACTTGGGCGTTTCCCTTCCATTGCATCCTTTTTATCACGACAATCTGTGCACAAGAACGGTCCTTGCCACGGTTTTAGACTTGTCGAGAAGATCGAACCCGCGTGGACTGATATCCCCTCACTTGGAGCCAAGTCTAGTTGACATATCGCACACGTGAATATCCCTCCTCCTGTTGTTGATTCCTTAGAACAATCACCTGATCCTAGCCTGCAAGACATGACATAAAAAGCCTGTTAGATAGGTCTGCAAAACGCAACAAACTTCAAAAGACTTTTAGTGTTTTagagggagaaagagaaaggagtGACCTTTCATCGAGCATTGCAGAGCCTTCTTCGAAGAGCTCTTCCACGATACCAACACTAGAGAGTTTCTTGGCGAGTTTGTTAgatgagtttgatttctttctgAAGAGCAGTGATTTAAAGAAGTTGTTGTGTTTCTTAGGAGGAGAAGGCGGTGGTTCTTGGATGTTCTCGGGTGGGATTATGTCAACTACAACGCATGTTGTGTCATCCTTAAGTCCTCTTCTTCTCAATGCTTCCTGTAACACAAACCTCAAGACTCTTAGTTCACTTCTTTACAAGCAAAGGTTCGGTTAAGCATATTCAAATTACCTTAACTACTTGTCTAGCAGCAAGTTCAGCTGATAATCCACGGCAAGTTTTAGCAGCTGCTTCTGAGGAGAGAGCGTCCCATATGCCATCAGACGCAATAATAAGCCTTCCGCCAAGGTTTGATAGCTTTAAGTACATATACCAATTGTGAAGAACAGTGTGAGAGTTTGTTTGTAAATGACGAAACAAATTTGTAAAGGAAACgtcaaagatatataaatataccttCACTTGCTTTACAAAGGGAACTGGAACTATGAACTCCCCAACGTCCATATCTCCAATAGACCTTGAAAGGCAAAGACCACCAGGCCAACACCGTAGAGGACCAATCTGCAGAATTCAATAGTTTTTTCAAGCTCACGACTCAAAACGTAAGTTAGTTAATgggaaaacagaacacaacacaCCTCAACGCCTCCAACAATGCTTAGCCTGCCAACTTCTCCACCACTAGCAGTAACACGTTCCCTCCTGAATCATGACAAAaagggtttagattttagattGTACTTTACGATccctaaacaaaagaaacttagAAAGATTCCCCATTTCAGGTACATACTCTTCTGTATTATCTTCAAGCCTATGATCTACAGTAAGGTTGGAAACTGAACCACCCTTAGTATCTAAGATGCAGCGAGAGTCCCCAACACATGCAACTGTCACAGTCCATCCATCTACTATCACAAATGTGGCTGTTGTTCCAGAAGTTTCTCCTAATATCAAAGAGAGGAATAAACTACACATCAGCCACAAGCAAAGATAAATCAAGTAGTGCAACTGATGATTTCTATAGGAATATACCTCTGCTCTGAAACTCCTTATCAGTCTTCACGAATCCAGAAACTAATGCACGGGGTAAAGCGTGAAGCCACTCATCACGGCTAAGCCCACTGGGAAGAGCACTAATAACATGGTCTAATAGATTCTCCCTTGTAAAAACCGCTGCAGCTTTTCCATTGTGCCCATCAAATACCTAACAgtgcaaaaacacaaaactataAGACAGTCAAACACATAAACAGAACGTCATGAACAAGGTAGATGCATCAGTAGCATAACAAAGCCATCTAGGTGAACATTTCTACGGTTCTAACACTCAAGAATTACTCAAATCAGAAGTCTAATTGCAAAAAGAAGTAACATTATCATGTCTTGCATAAAGAAGTAAGCTATTAAGATAAGTGTATCCTAAGGTATAATACCGCAAAGACAGAGAAAGCAGTTGAAGAATTGGAAGGAACACGAAGACTATCAGTCTTGATCAAGACATAATCTTCTCCTTTCCTAGATTGAGCAGCCTGACCAAATCTCACAATCGGTTTCTCCATCTTAGCAGCTTTCGTCTCTCTACTAATCAAAGCAGCAAGAGGCACAAGCTTCTCATCAttatcatgatgatgatgattatgattatgattacgTCTCTTTCCTTCTCTAGACGCCATTACGAGACCCTTTCACGCTCCCAAAATCTTACAACCCTTTACTAAACTCAATCTTTCTGACCCAAGTAGTCATGAATTTGTAGCCAAGCAATCCAATTTCACTTCAAGATACAAACTTTACCTGCAAATTACATTGAAGAAGAGCAAATCTGAATCATTTAGTAAAAAAAGGAAGCAGCCCTTTTTGTTTAAACTACTCTTAGGAGAAGAGAAACTAACTTagtgctt from Camelina sativa cultivar DH55 chromosome 7, Cs, whole genome shotgun sequence includes the following:
- the LOC104701466 gene encoding probable protein phosphatase 2C 15, whose translation is MASREGKRRNHNHNHHHHDNDEKLVPLAALISRETKAAKMEKPIVRFGQAAQSRKGEDYVLIKTDSLRVPSNSSTAFSVFAVFDGHNGKAAAVFTRENLLDHVISALPSGLSRDEWLHALPRALVSGFVKTDKEFQSRGETSGTTATFVIVDGWTVTVACVGDSRCILDTKGGSVSNLTVDHRLEDNTEERERVTASGGEVGRLSIVGGVEIGPLRCWPGGLCLSRSIGDMDVGEFIVPVPFVKQVKLSNLGGRLIIASDGIWDALSSEAAAKTCRGLSAELAARQVVKEALRRRGLKDDTTCVVVDIIPPENIQEPPPSPPKKHNNFFKSLLFRKKSNSSNKLAKKLSSVGIVEELFEEGSAMLDERLGSGDCSKESTTGGGIFTCAICQLDLAPSEGISVHAGSIFSTSLKPWQGPFLCTDCRDKKDAMEGKRPSGVKVI